The region AGCCCGAGAAGACTACGCTTCCTGACGGATGTCAGGTGACCGCACAGAAAAGGTATAACAGTGCATGCCTGCCGAATTGACGTTTATCGGTCATGCCAGCTTCAAACTGGTGACCCCACAGGGTAAAACCCTGTTGATTGATCCCTGGCTCAAAGACAATCCTGCGTGTCCTGCAGAATTCAAGCATTTCTCTGGGGCAGACCTGATCCTGATCACCCACGGACACGGTGACCACATGGATCTGGAGGTGCTCGATCAGGCAGCCAGAATGGGCACCCGTCTCATTGTTCCCAATCCCATCCGCTGGTTCCTGATTGAACGTGGCATGGATCCCAACCTTTTTGAAGGCATGAACAAAGGAGGGACCATTGAGGTGATGGGCATCAAAGTCACCATGACGCAGGCTTTTCACCATGCCCAGATCAACACGGCAGAGGGAGCAGGATGGCTGCACGAAGGGGTGGGTTACGTGCTGCATCTGGACAACAGCCGAATTTATGTGGCTGGAGACACCTGCATTTTTGGAGACATGCGCCTGATTGGTGACATTTACCAGCCCACTCTGGCTTTGCTGCCCATTGGAGACCGGTTCACGATGGGACCTCTGGAAGCTTCACATGCCATTCGGCTTTTGGGGGTCAAAGAGGTGGTGCCTTTTCACTATGGGTACATTCCGGCTCTGGTGGGAACCCCAGAGGAACTGGCATCCCTGACCCAGGACATCGAAGGATTGAACATTCTGGCCTTGCAGCCCGGAGAAACCCTGCCTCTGTAAAATATAAAAGGGACCGTGAAAAGGATCAAAATCAGAA is a window of Deinococcus misasensis DSM 22328 DNA encoding:
- a CDS encoding metal-dependent hydrolase; translated protein: MPAELTFIGHASFKLVTPQGKTLLIDPWLKDNPACPAEFKHFSGADLILITHGHGDHMDLEVLDQAARMGTRLIVPNPIRWFLIERGMDPNLFEGMNKGGTIEVMGIKVTMTQAFHHAQINTAEGAGWLHEGVGYVLHLDNSRIYVAGDTCIFGDMRLIGDIYQPTLALLPIGDRFTMGPLEASHAIRLLGVKEVVPFHYGYIPALVGTPEELASLTQDIEGLNILALQPGETLPL